One genomic region from Granulimonas faecalis encodes:
- a CDS encoding Gfo/Idh/MocA family protein encodes MKCAIIGCGRISTNHVTAIERNGFDLVAVCDVKPERMEELLAKHGLENDDSIARHTDYRQMLAEHPEIELAAVATESGEHARIALDLIDAGVNCIVEKPLAMSMADANEIVRRAEETGVKVCACHQNRFNVAVQKTRDALEAGRFGRLSNGAVNIRWNRNRAYYEQAPWRGTWAQDGGCLMNQCIHGIDLLRWMMGGDVVEVYGATGQRQHGYLEAEDIGVAVIRFADGAVATVEGTVNVYPRNLEETLCLIGETGTVKVGGKSTNNIDVWDFADETEEDQANKGLEEATSNVYGNGHTAVYADMADAIANDRAPYIDARAGRDALEVVLAIYKSQKTGLPVRLPLDDFASTDMAGEFGEGSL; translated from the coding sequence GTGAAGTGCGCCATCATCGGCTGCGGCCGCATCTCCACCAACCACGTCACCGCCATCGAGCGCAACGGCTTTGACCTTGTGGCCGTCTGCGACGTCAAGCCCGAGCGCATGGAGGAGCTGCTGGCCAAGCACGGCCTCGAGAACGACGACTCTATCGCTCGCCACACCGACTACCGGCAGATGCTCGCCGAGCACCCCGAGATCGAGCTTGCGGCCGTGGCCACCGAGAGCGGCGAGCACGCCAGGATTGCCCTGGACCTCATCGACGCGGGCGTGAACTGCATTGTGGAGAAGCCCTTGGCCATGTCCATGGCCGATGCAAACGAGATTGTGCGCCGCGCCGAGGAGACGGGCGTCAAGGTGTGCGCCTGCCATCAGAACCGCTTCAACGTGGCCGTGCAGAAGACGCGCGACGCCCTGGAGGCGGGGCGCTTCGGCCGGCTGTCCAACGGGGCCGTGAACATCCGCTGGAACCGCAACCGCGCCTATTACGAGCAGGCTCCTTGGCGCGGCACGTGGGCCCAGGACGGCGGCTGTCTCATGAACCAGTGCATCCACGGCATCGACCTGCTGCGCTGGATGATGGGGGGCGACGTGGTGGAGGTCTACGGCGCCACCGGCCAGCGCCAGCACGGCTACCTCGAGGCCGAGGATATCGGCGTGGCCGTGATCAGGTTCGCCGACGGCGCCGTGGCCACCGTGGAGGGCACCGTCAACGTCTACCCCCGCAACCTCGAGGAGACCCTCTGCCTCATCGGCGAGACCGGCACGGTCAAGGTTGGCGGCAAGTCCACCAACAACATCGACGTGTGGGACTTTGCCGACGAGACGGAGGAGGACCAGGCCAACAAAGGCCTGGAAGAGGCCACGAGCAACGTCTACGGCAACGGCCACACCGCTGTCTACGCCGACATGGCCGACGCCATCGCCAACGACCGCGCGCCCTACATCGACGCCAGGGCCGGGCGCGACGCCCTCGAGGTGGTGCTGGCCATCTACAAGAGCCAGAAGACCGGCCTTCCGGTAAGGCTGCCCCTCGACGACTTCGCCTCCACCGACATGGCCGGCGAGTTCGGGGAGGGGTCGCTGTGA
- a CDS encoding nucleotide sugar dehydrogenase: MVDDVRTSIEHRTITCGTVGLGYVGLPLAVEKAKAGFRTIGFDVQPAKVDMVNAGQNYIGDVVQEDLAQLVSSGMLEATGDFSRVAQCDFVALCVPTPLDAHQQPDTSYMEASAREIAPHLKPGAMVVLESTTYPGTTEDLIRPILEEGSGLVCGKDFYLGFSPERVDPGNLVYKTKSTPKVVGAIGEDALECISAVYEAVLEGGVTRVSSPRVAEMEKILENTYRNVNIGLVNELAQLCDEMGIDIWEVIDAAKTKPYGFTAFYPGPGLGGHCIPLDPYYLSWKAREYGFHTSMIEASMMVNDRMPEYCVDRAARVLNDQQKALNGSKVLVLGVAYKQDIDDYRESPALKVIDLLERRGAEVSYFDPWVSSYRFKGETHESLPELTPEVVASADLVVVACGHTNVDYEMVQANAQAVFDTKNAMKGVVNRDNIEVL, from the coding sequence ATGGTCGACGATGTCAGAACGAGCATAGAGCACCGCACCATCACCTGCGGCACCGTGGGCCTCGGCTACGTGGGCCTGCCCCTGGCCGTGGAGAAAGCCAAGGCGGGTTTCCGTACCATCGGCTTCGACGTGCAGCCCGCCAAGGTGGATATGGTCAATGCCGGCCAGAACTACATCGGTGATGTAGTGCAGGAGGACCTGGCACAGCTCGTCTCTTCCGGCATGTTGGAGGCTACGGGCGACTTCTCTCGCGTGGCCCAGTGCGACTTCGTGGCCCTTTGCGTGCCCACACCGCTCGACGCTCACCAGCAGCCCGATACTTCCTATATGGAGGCGTCGGCCAGAGAGATTGCCCCGCATCTCAAACCCGGCGCCATGGTGGTCTTGGAGTCCACCACCTACCCTGGCACCACCGAGGACCTCATCCGCCCCATCCTCGAGGAGGGTTCTGGCCTTGTGTGCGGCAAGGACTTCTACCTGGGCTTCTCGCCGGAGCGCGTGGACCCGGGCAACCTCGTCTACAAGACCAAGAGCACGCCCAAGGTGGTGGGCGCCATCGGCGAGGACGCCCTCGAGTGCATCTCCGCCGTCTACGAGGCGGTGCTGGAGGGCGGTGTCACCCGGGTCTCTAGCCCGCGCGTGGCCGAGATGGAGAAGATCCTCGAGAACACCTACCGCAACGTCAACATCGGCTTGGTGAACGAGCTCGCCCAGCTCTGCGACGAGATGGGCATCGACATCTGGGAGGTCATCGACGCCGCCAAGACCAAACCCTACGGCTTCACGGCGTTCTACCCGGGCCCCGGCCTGGGCGGCCACTGCATCCCACTCGACCCCTACTACCTGTCGTGGAAGGCTCGCGAGTACGGGTTCCACACCTCCATGATCGAGGCCTCCATGATGGTGAACGACCGCATGCCCGAGTACTGCGTGGACCGCGCGGCGCGGGTGCTCAACGACCAGCAAAAGGCCCTCAACGGCTCCAAGGTCCTAGTTCTGGGCGTGGCCTACAAGCAGGACATAGACGACTACCGCGAGAGCCCGGCCCTCAAGGTGATTGATCTGCTCGAGCGCCGCGGCGCCGAGGTCTCCTACTTTGACCCGTGGGTGTCCAGCTACCGCTTCAAGGGCGAGACCCACGAGTCGTTGCCCGAGCTCACACCCGAGGTCGTGGCCTCCGCCGACCTCGTGGTGGTGGCCTGCGGCCACACCAACGTCGACTACGAGATGGTACAGGCCAACGCCCAGGCCGTCTTTGACACCAAGAACGCCATGAAAGGCGTGGTCAACCGCGACAACATCGAGGTGCTGTAG
- a CDS encoding Coenzyme F420 hydrogenase/dehydrogenase, beta subunit C-terminal domain: MNETPVIRSLGDACCGCSACASVCPVGAIALEADGTGFRYPRVDEDVCVRCGRCDKACPSLSPGARDEVNGVKWIQSRDCATLARSSSGGVFSLVASRVIEDGGVVSGALFCDGGAAVCHGVTGDLDGLVAMRGSKYLQSSIDKDMYKDLKNRAKGGQTVLFTGTPCQVAGFNGALGEVSRLPNVYSMAVMCHGVPSPRLWREYLAWLVGAHSADVVKDIRFRDKEDGWGRSRVVVALDGGDTDDVSERFGENWFMRAFLGDACLRPSCYDCTYKSVSGSDLVVGDFWGFDAAGHGCQDPALGVSAVVENTEKGKTIISSVMDGAFMGEADYREVLEGNPALVKSPRPHPGKDAFMEELAAGTPVEVLMSRWSFEPTLSQVVARKVRGALRRISRLV; the protein is encoded by the coding sequence ATGAATGAGACTCCTGTGATTCGAAGTCTGGGTGACGCCTGCTGCGGTTGCTCTGCCTGTGCGTCGGTGTGTCCCGTGGGGGCCATAGCCTTGGAGGCCGATGGGACGGGCTTTCGCTATCCGCGCGTGGATGAGGACGTTTGCGTTCGATGCGGTAGGTGCGACAAGGCGTGCCCCTCGCTCAGCCCCGGCGCAAGAGATGAGGTAAACGGGGTCAAATGGATACAGTCCCGAGATTGCGCCACATTGGCTAGGTCGTCTTCGGGGGGCGTTTTCTCGCTTGTCGCATCTCGTGTCATCGAGGACGGAGGAGTGGTCTCAGGCGCCCTGTTCTGCGACGGTGGGGCAGCGGTGTGCCATGGGGTGACGGGCGACCTTGATGGTCTCGTCGCCATGCGGGGATCTAAATACCTCCAGAGCTCCATTGATAAAGATATGTATAAAGATTTAAAGAACCGCGCCAAAGGGGGTCAGACTGTCCTGTTCACTGGTACACCGTGCCAAGTGGCAGGCTTCAACGGCGCTCTGGGAGAGGTGTCGCGGCTGCCCAACGTCTATTCGATGGCGGTGATGTGTCACGGCGTCCCCTCACCCCGCTTGTGGCGTGAATACTTGGCCTGGCTCGTGGGTGCTCATTCGGCGGACGTGGTGAAAGACATCCGTTTCAGGGACAAGGAGGACGGTTGGGGGCGCTCTCGCGTTGTGGTGGCTCTCGACGGAGGGGACACCGACGACGTGAGCGAGCGCTTTGGGGAGAACTGGTTCATGAGGGCATTTCTTGGCGACGCCTGCCTTCGTCCGAGTTGTTACGACTGCACGTACAAGTCGGTGAGCGGGTCAGACTTGGTGGTCGGGGATTTTTGGGGATTCGACGCGGCTGGTCATGGGTGCCAGGACCCGGCCCTCGGAGTGTCTGCGGTGGTCGAGAACACCGAAAAGGGAAAAACGATCATAAGTTCCGTTATGGACGGAGCGTTTATGGGGGAGGCCGACTACCGCGAGGTTCTTGAGGGAAATCCCGCCCTTGTCAAAAGCCCCAGGCCCCATCCGGGAAAGGATGCGTTCATGGAGGAGCTCGCAGCGGGAACGCCAGTGGAGGTCCTGATGTCTAGATGGAGCTTTGAGCCCACGCTGTCCCAAGTCGTCGCCCGCAAGGTGCGGGGTGCGCTGAGAAGAATCAGCCGCCTGGTGTAG
- a CDS encoding lipopolysaccharide biosynthesis protein, giving the protein MASQRKLGALLGYMNILIKNLVNLAYTPMLLAFVGSADYGVYQSANSFVFALSLLSFGFSGAYVKFYTSFEKNGTSDDIRRLNGMYLLVYAVVSLGAFVLGSGFALGAPAIFSDGFTQEQSELARSLMTVMSATIAVTLFSTVFDSYLLVHEEFKFQQSRQIATTLVTPIAAYVLLVAGFGAMGVAVAQLVVTVALLLLNVRFTLGKLHMRFDLGHFDKALFRAIVVFSAWVFMNQVSDLVNQNVPNILLGARSGAVAVAVFAVSVQVRNVFVYMSSTMSSVFVPKINRIVAESDDNRVLTGLMTTVGRYQMMLFCWLYGGFVLLGRFFVSRWAGPEFMDAYWLICIMALPLGIPLCQNTGIEIQKAKNRHRARSVVLMVMALLNVAFTWVAAPALGYWAPAIAYVVTIAVGNGAFMNWYYHFRIGLDMRIFWARVLRIVVVALAVVCIFSLMIAWMPVASWLGFVFWGLLYTVCFGAACWFLALDDGERGAIERQVPFI; this is encoded by the coding sequence ATGGCTAGCCAACGGAAGCTCGGCGCCCTGCTGGGGTATATGAACATCCTCATCAAAAACCTGGTGAATCTCGCCTACACCCCCATGCTCCTCGCATTCGTGGGTTCGGCAGATTACGGTGTCTATCAGTCGGCGAATTCCTTCGTATTCGCCCTTTCCCTGCTGTCTTTTGGGTTTTCCGGAGCCTATGTCAAGTTCTACACGTCGTTTGAGAAGAACGGGACGTCTGACGACATCCGTCGCCTCAACGGCATGTATCTCCTGGTGTATGCGGTTGTCTCTCTTGGTGCCTTTGTGCTTGGGTCTGGTTTTGCTCTCGGTGCGCCGGCCATCTTCTCCGACGGGTTCACCCAAGAACAGTCCGAACTCGCTCGCTCCTTGATGACGGTGATGAGCGCTACCATTGCGGTGACTCTTTTTTCGACGGTATTCGACTCGTATCTGCTCGTACATGAAGAATTTAAGTTCCAACAGAGTCGTCAGATTGCCACGACCCTTGTGACGCCGATAGCTGCTTACGTCCTTCTTGTGGCAGGGTTCGGTGCCATGGGCGTGGCTGTCGCACAGCTTGTGGTGACCGTTGCGCTCTTGTTGTTGAACGTTCGGTTTACGCTCGGAAAACTACATATGCGCTTTGACCTCGGCCATTTTGACAAGGCCTTGTTTAGAGCCATTGTTGTGTTTAGCGCCTGGGTGTTCATGAATCAGGTGAGCGACCTGGTCAACCAGAATGTGCCCAATATCTTGTTGGGGGCCCGTTCGGGGGCGGTGGCAGTGGCGGTGTTTGCCGTCTCCGTCCAGGTACGAAATGTTTTTGTCTACATGTCGTCGACTATGAGCAGCGTATTTGTCCCAAAAATCAACCGCATCGTTGCCGAGAGCGATGACAACCGGGTCCTCACCGGCCTGATGACGACGGTTGGTCGGTATCAGATGATGTTGTTCTGCTGGCTCTATGGGGGGTTTGTTCTGCTTGGTAGGTTCTTTGTCTCAAGGTGGGCGGGACCGGAATTCATGGACGCGTACTGGCTTATTTGCATTATGGCGCTCCCCCTCGGAATCCCCCTTTGTCAAAACACTGGCATCGAGATCCAGAAGGCCAAGAATCGCCATCGTGCACGTTCGGTTGTGTTGATGGTCATGGCGTTACTCAACGTCGCTTTCACTTGGGTGGCCGCCCCCGCCCTTGGGTACTGGGCTCCCGCCATTGCCTACGTCGTCACCATCGCAGTGGGTAACGGTGCGTTCATGAACTGGTACTACCACTTTCGAATCGGCCTTGATATGCGTATCTTCTGGGCTCGGGTTCTGCGAATCGTTGTCGTTGCACTCGCAGTGGTTTGCATCTTCTCATTGATGATTGCTTGGATGCCCGTTGCCTCATGGCTTGGTTTTGTGTTCTGGGGGCTTCTCTACACCGTCTGTTTTGGGGCTGCCTGTTGGTTCTTGGCGCTCGACGACGGTGAACGGGGCGCCATCGAAAGACAGGTCCCGTTCATATGA
- a CDS encoding polysaccharide pyruvyl transferase family protein: MGKVGIVTLPGKYNYGNRLQAYANWKIYSNLGYEASLLVPGHKGSLVSGAERLARKVLGREREDPESLMSVGRREAFSRFEGRVVTEVFDQGDTRSVRGYDLFSVGSDQVWNPYFNRGARAWYYLEFASPDQRIALSPSIGLDEMTPIQGRSLARGVKGFDRVSVRENRGADLIERWAGKEAVVLCDPTLVLGVDEWRAVASDLLTPDGPYVFTYLLGGLGGSAEEVLHAVTGGGAMPVISLSDREGTGQLPAGPAEFISLIDHAYHVVTDSFHAAVFSSIMETPLTIVRREGGVGMFSRLETLADLLDLRDKIYGANGFSLDDAGSYGGTPGRIARERDRFFSYLDGCIHG; encoded by the coding sequence ATGGGCAAGGTCGGAATAGTCACACTGCCCGGAAAGTACAATTACGGCAATCGTCTCCAGGCGTATGCAAATTGGAAAATATATTCTAATCTCGGCTACGAGGCCTCCCTTCTTGTTCCCGGGCACAAGGGGTCGCTGGTTTCTGGTGCGGAGCGTCTTGCGAGAAAAGTCCTGGGAAGGGAGCGTGAGGACCCGGAGAGCTTGATGTCGGTCGGGCGCAGGGAGGCGTTTTCCCGTTTCGAGGGGCGCGTGGTCACCGAGGTGTTCGACCAAGGAGACACCCGGAGCGTGAGGGGATACGACCTTTTCTCGGTGGGAAGCGACCAAGTGTGGAACCCCTATTTCAATCGGGGCGCTCGTGCGTGGTACTACTTGGAGTTTGCCAGTCCGGATCAGAGGATTGCCCTGTCTCCGAGTATCGGGCTCGACGAGATGACGCCTATCCAAGGGCGGTCGTTGGCGCGAGGGGTCAAGGGGTTTGATCGAGTGTCTGTGCGGGAGAATCGCGGGGCGGACCTCATCGAACGGTGGGCCGGTAAGGAAGCCGTGGTGCTGTGCGACCCCACTTTGGTGCTTGGTGTCGATGAGTGGCGGGCCGTGGCGTCCGACCTCCTTACCCCTGATGGCCCCTATGTGTTCACCTACCTTCTCGGTGGCTTGGGAGGGTCGGCGGAGGAAGTCTTGCATGCCGTGACCGGAGGCGGTGCAATGCCGGTAATCTCTCTTTCCGACAGGGAAGGGACAGGACAGCTCCCGGCAGGACCCGCCGAGTTCATCTCCCTCATTGACCACGCCTACCACGTGGTGACCGACTCGTTCCACGCCGCGGTCTTCTCCTCGATCATGGAGACTCCCCTTACGATCGTGCGGAGAGAGGGTGGTGTTGGAATGTTCTCCCGTCTGGAGACCCTGGCCGACCTTCTGGACCTTCGAGACAAGATATACGGCGCCAACGGGTTCTCCCTTGACGATGCGGGCTCCTATGGCGGCACTCCCGGGCGCATCGCCCGGGAGAGGGACAGGTTCTTCTCCTATTTGGATGGCTGCATCCATGGCTAG